A genomic segment from Aegilops tauschii subsp. strangulata cultivar AL8/78 chromosome 1, Aet v6.0, whole genome shotgun sequence encodes:
- the LOC109772398 gene encoding SKP1-like protein 4 translates to MATSSGNAVTLRSSDGEEFVVQADTIAAASALIKHMLEEDRAGGVIPLPQVTGRILARVVDYCNRHYADADADAAAYANPFSSGDPDLERFDTDFVSGIDQDTLFLLLLAAKDLDVQGLLDLACKTVADQMRGKTVEGMRAHFGIVNDYTPEEEAALRRELSWALE, encoded by the coding sequence ATGGCAACTAGCAGCGGCAACGCGGTCACCCTCCGCAGCTCCGACGGCGAGGAGTTCGTTGTCCAAGCGGACACGATCGCGGCGGCGTCGGCGCTAATCAAGCACATGCTGGAGGAGGACCGCGCCGGCGGCGTGATACCGCTACCCCAGGTGACCGGCCGCATCCTCGCCCGCGTCGTCGACTACTGCAACCGCCAttacgccgacgccgacgccgacgcagCCGCGTACGCCAATCCCTTCTCGTCGGGCGACCCCGACTTGGAGCGGTTCGACACCGACTTCGTCAGCGGCATCGACCAGGACacgctcttcctcctcctccttgccgCCAAAGACCTCGACGTACAGGGGCTCCTGGACCTGGCGTGCAAGACGGTGGCCGACCAGATGAGGGGCAAGACGGTCGAGGGCATGCGCGCACACTTCGGCATCGTCAATGACTACACCCCGGAGGAGGAGGCTGCGCTCCGCAGGGAACTTTCATGGGCGTTGGAGTAA
- the LOC109772392 gene encoding uncharacterized protein produces MGRRRAGGGGRGGGRGRGRGEGRGGGEEEDLQLHKAARSGDAAAAESLCESNPLALNSRDRLSRTPLHLAAWAGHVDVVKCLCKHKADVGAAAMDDTAAIHFASQKGHLEVVRELLASGASVKAKNRKGFTALHFAAQNSHLDLVKYLVRRGVDITTKTNAGQTALHVAENDDVRAFLKECEQSLKKGVELPSEKTDDSVAEKADDGKGSGEDRKDGVDAGQGEKRKSEEIGAGTRPPEVKKAKVSLSHLENDMEEEDEADE; encoded by the exons ATGGGGAGGCGCCGAgccggcggcggggggcgcggagGAGGCAGAGgtcgaggccgaggagaaggacggggtggaggagaggaggaggatctGCAGCTGCACAAGGCTGCGAGGTCGGgtgatgcggcggcggcggagtcgcTTTGCGAGTCCAACCCTCTCGCCCTCAACTCCAGAGACCGCCTCTCCCGCACCCC ACTCCATCTGGCGGCATGGGCTGGGCATGTTGATGTTGTGAAATGCCTTTGCAAGCACAAAGCTGATGTCGGGGCTGCAGCAATGGATGACACCGCCGCAATCCATTTTGCTTCCCAGAAAGGTCATTTGGAAGTGGTGCGTGAGCTGCTGGCGTCGGGGGCCTCTGTGAAAGCAAAGAACAGGAAAGGCTTCACGGCGTTGCACTTTGCTGCTCAGAACTCCCACCTGGATCTTGTGAAGTATTTAGTGAGGAGGGGCGTGGACATCACAACAAAGACAAATGCAGGGCAAACGGCTCTACATGTTGCGGAGAATGATGATGTGCGTGCTTTCCTGAAAGAGTGTGAGCAGTCACTGAAGAAGGGAGTGGAGCTACCATCCGAGAAGACGGATGATTCTGTAGCTGAGAAGGCTGATGACGGCAAGGGCTCAGGTGAAGATAGAAAAGATGGTGTTGATGCAGGGCAGGGCGAGAAGAGGAAGAGTGAGGAGATTGGTGCTGGGACGAGGCCGCCGGAGGTGAAGAAGGCCAAAGTTTCACTTTCGCATCTTGAAAACGACatggaagaagaggatgaagcAGACGAATAG
- the LOC109772393 gene encoding ATP-dependent Clp protease proteolytic subunit 4, chloroplastic — protein sequence MAVTSASAAASLSVTAAAHRLRHRQLYACARGPAAQPHPLLKLNRRSYAVSASSAAAMSPLSLWEGQGIRAELDAPGGVASGDVMGLLLRERIIFLGNEIEDFLADAVVSQLLLLDAMDSESDIRLFVNSPGGSLSATMAIFDVMQLVRADVSTIGMGIAGSTASIILGGGAKGKRFAMPNTRIMMHQPVGGASGQALDVEVQAKEILASKRNVIRLISGFTGRTLEQVEKDIDRDRYMGPLEAVDYGIIDGVIDEDSIMPLEPVPERVKPKYNYEEMYKDPQKFLTPHVPDDEIY from the exons ATGGCGGTCACCAGTGCGAGTGCCGCTGCCTCCCTCTCCGTCACGGCTGCAGCTCACCGCCTCAGGCACCGGCAGCTATACGCTTGCGCACGTGGGCCCGCGGCGCAACCTCATCCCCTCCTCAAGCTGAACCGCCGCAGCTACGCGGTCTCGGCGTCGTCGGCGGCGGCCATGTCTCCTCTGTCCCTGTGGGAAGGCCAAGGCATCCGGGCGGAGTTGGATGCGCCCGGAGGAGTGGCCAGCGGTGACGTCATGGGCCTTCTTCTCCGGGAGCGCATCATCTTCCTCGGCAACGAGATCGAGGACTTCCTCGCCGACGCCGTCGTCAGCCAGCTCCTCCTCCTCGACGCCATGGACTCCGAGTCTGATATCCGGCTCTTCGTCAACTCCCCCGGTGGATCACTCAG TGCGACAATGGCTATCTTCGATGTAATGCAGCTGGTGAGGGCAGATGTATCCACTATTGGAATGGGCATAGCTGGATCCACAGCTTCTATAATCCTTGGTGGTGGCGCAAAGGGCAAACGATTCGCCATGCCCAACACCAGGATTATGATGCATCAGCCCGTGGGAGGCGCGAGTGGCCAGGCCTTGGATGTAGAGGTCCAAGCCAAGGAAATTCTGGCTAGCAAGAGGAATGTCATCCGGCTGATTTCAGGCTTCACGGGGCGCACACTGGAGCAGGTAGAGAAAGACATCGATAGGGACCGATACATGGGTCCTCTTGAGGCCGTCGATTACGGGATCATCGACGGCGTGATCGACGAAGACAGCATCATGCCACTTGAGCCGGTTCCGGAGAGGGTGAAGCCTAAGTACAACTACGAGGAAATGTACAAGGACCCTCAGAAGTTCCTTACGCCGCATGTCCCAGACGATGAGATATACTAA
- the LOC109772394 gene encoding uncharacterized protein: protein MDSFFQRAFGDPMCSEDSNVVQQGIEKCPFLRNINEPTSFSLTSVNFPAPATGAKGPIFEDGPNFDTAFRVFHGRDGVVPLSEGAFAHIEKPLPKPTPEFNPLAAKAATISLSGFGGFFSFGDFSNKRNKQNSNKKNPNNLPQNKGQSNNNHEAMSNDWLENGQCPLAKSYRAIGGVVPLVAKLLTPPAGMKLTCPPAIVAARAAISRTAFAKGLRPQPLPTKVVVIALLGMAANVPLGIWREHTTKFSVQWFAAVHAAVPFIGMLRKSILMPKSAMALTIAASILGQTIGSRAERIRLKRAKLAAEGHGHEHATRIEAPVTLKTGSSGAVQLWDPLGLRVKGAVSPALVPTVGAMY, encoded by the exons ATGGATTCCTTTTTCCAAAGAGCTTTCGGCGACCCAATGTGCTCGGAAGACAGTAATGTTGTCCAACAAGGAATTGAGAAATGCCCATTCCTGAGGAACATCAACGAGCCTACGAGTTTTTCCTTGACATCCGTTAATTTTCCCGCTCCG GCAACCGGAGCCAAGGGTCCAATTTTTGAAGACGGGCCCAACTTTGACACGGCATTTCGAGTTTTCCACGGCAGAGACGGGGTTGTTCCACTTTCAGAAGGAGCCTTTGCACATATTGAGAAGCCTCTGCCAAAGCCCACTCCTGAATTTAACCCCTTGGCAGCCAAAGCAGCTACCATCAGTCTCTCGGGATTCGGAGGCTTTTTCAGCTTCGGTGATTTCTCAAACAAGCGCAATAAGCAGAACTCCAACAAGAAGAATCCCAACAACCTCCCCCAG AATAAAGGCCAGTCTAATAACAATCATGAAGCGATGAGCAATGACTGGCTGGAAAATGGTCAATGCCCTCTTGCAAAGTCATATAGAGCAATTGGTGGAGTCGTGCCTCTTGTCGCAAAGCTGCTGACACCCCCAGCTGGTATGAAACTGACGTGCCCTCCTGCGATTGTTGCTGCCCGTGCAGCAATATCCCGCACGGCGTTTGCGAAGGGGCTTCGCCCTCAGCCCCTACCGACAAAAGTAGTGGTGATCGCACTGCTCGGTATGGCAGCAAATGTTCCTCTTGGCATCTGGAGGGAGCACACTACGAAGTTTTCAGTGCAATGGTTTGCGGCGGTCCATGCTGCAGTGCCTTTCATAGGGATGCTGAGGAAGTCCATCCTGATGCCGAAGAGCGCCATGGCCCTTACCATAGCTGCCTCTATATTGGGTCAGACAATTGGTTCAAGAGCTGAACGTATCAGATTGAAGAGGGCAAAATTAGCAGCAGAGGGCCATGGCCATGAACATGCTACCCGGATTGAAGCTCCGGTGACCCTGAAAACTGGGAGCTCAGGTGCTGTCCAGCTCTGGGATCCGCTTGGCCTCAGAGTCAAAGGCGCCGTGTCCCCAGCCCTGGTTCCGACTGTTGGTGCCATGTACTGA